One window of the Rhizorhabdus dicambivorans genome contains the following:
- a CDS encoding calcium-binding protein: MAQVSGGTVAAIRMDQIDVSDLIQGDPIENSSITLSFDKGHGNILTLRGVSFTYDDFDRLDGGQLFLLDLSAGGETLLNVTGLTTLASRFTKLAREDNDAGALGVAFGGDDMMQGTGFDDFLNGFGGHDNLYGGAGADTLQGGAGNDHIYGRSAEGGVDGDDRILGEDGNDYLQGNAGNDTLDGGAGVDRIQGGQGNDSASGGAGNDSINGNLGNDTLDGGDGNDLLRGGQGNDSLSGGIGNDTLSGDLGVDTLRGGSGADRFVFTSGTALFAGAGPDVVSDFANGSDKFDLGFRVAAVLSAGRQGSVASAADTAQTLLDNRAGLGEVAALTIGSDTYLFYSSTGGATVDSAVRVIATNATSIDLNDFV, from the coding sequence ATGGCGCAGGTATCGGGCGGGACGGTGGCCGCCATCCGGATGGACCAGATCGACGTCAGCGATCTGATCCAGGGGGACCCGATCGAGAACAGTTCGATTACCTTGTCGTTCGACAAGGGCCATGGCAATATCCTCACCCTGCGCGGCGTCTCCTTCACCTATGACGACTTCGACCGGCTGGACGGCGGCCAGCTGTTCCTGCTGGACCTGAGTGCGGGCGGCGAGACGCTGCTGAACGTTACGGGTCTGACGACCCTGGCCTCCCGCTTCACCAAGCTCGCGCGCGAAGACAATGACGCCGGGGCACTCGGTGTCGCCTTCGGCGGTGACGACATGATGCAGGGCACCGGCTTCGATGACTTTCTGAACGGCTTTGGCGGGCACGACAATCTCTATGGCGGCGCGGGGGCCGATACGCTGCAGGGCGGGGCCGGCAACGACCATATCTACGGCCGGTCGGCCGAGGGCGGCGTGGACGGCGACGATCGGATCCTGGGCGAGGACGGCAATGACTATCTCCAGGGCAATGCCGGTAACGACACGCTGGATGGCGGCGCGGGCGTCGACCGCATCCAGGGCGGCCAGGGCAATGACAGCGCCAGCGGGGGCGCCGGGAACGACAGCATCAATGGCAACCTCGGCAACGATACGCTCGACGGTGGCGACGGCAACGACTTGTTGCGCGGCGGACAGGGAAATGATTCGCTCTCGGGCGGGATCGGCAACGACACGCTGAGTGGTGATCTGGGTGTCGACACGCTGCGTGGCGGCAGCGGGGCGGACCGGTTCGTCTTCACGAGCGGCACGGCCCTGTTCGCCGGGGCGGGGCCGGACGTCGTCTCCGACTTCGCCAATGGCTCCGATAAATTCGATCTTGGCTTCCGCGTCGCAGCTGTGCTGTCGGCAGGCCGGCAGGGTAGCGTCGCCAGCGCGGCCGATACCGCCCAGACCTTGCTGGACAATCGTGCCGGCCTTGGCGAGGTGGCGGCGCTCACCATCGGCAGCGACACCTATCTCTTCTATTCGAGCACGGGCGGCGCGACGGTGGATTCGGCCGTTCGGGTGATAGCGACCAACGCGACGTCGATCGACCTTAACGATTTCGTCTGA
- a CDS encoding GIY-YIG nuclease family protein: MKGGYVYIMTNGVSGTLYIGVPADLAQRIYLHRIGQGSEFCRAHGLTRLVYVERHDDIGGAIWREKSLK; the protein is encoded by the coding sequence ATGAAGGGCGGCTACGTCTACATCATGACCAACGGCGTTTCCGGAACGCTCTATATCGGTGTGCCAGCCGATCTGGCTCAGCGCATATATCTGCACCGTATCGGTCAGGGTTCTGAATTCTGCCGGGCACATGGCCTGACCCGTCTGGTCTATGTCGAGCGCCACGACGATATCGGAGGCGCCATCTGGCGGGAGAAGTCACTGAAGTGA
- a CDS encoding transglutaminase-like domain-containing protein yields MRLTIETDLRYHFAEPADVLLTVEVAQLPDQALIGDRLVIDGVGPLRAIDGEDGIGRRTWMRAEGDFQARYSAEVELDRRPVTIDELPITPRRELPASVIPYLWPSRYCEADRFEAFVEREFPGANHGARVLAMAKWIREHLDYCPGASDARTTAVDVFVSRQGVCRDFAHLLASFARAAGVPARLVSAYAWDLDPPDFHAVVEVWLAGDWYLVDPTELAPHDGLVRIAVGRDATDIAFMTIFGTAELIEQSVSVRRQDTALPG; encoded by the coding sequence GTGCGCCTGACCATCGAAACCGATCTTCGTTATCATTTCGCCGAACCGGCCGACGTACTGCTGACCGTCGAGGTGGCACAGCTCCCCGATCAGGCGCTGATCGGCGACCGCCTGGTGATCGACGGTGTTGGGCCGCTGCGCGCCATCGATGGCGAGGACGGCATAGGCCGGCGCACATGGATGCGCGCCGAAGGCGATTTTCAGGCACGCTACAGCGCCGAGGTGGAACTCGACCGGCGCCCGGTGACGATCGACGAACTGCCCATCACTCCGCGCCGCGAGCTTCCGGCCTCGGTGATCCCCTATCTGTGGCCGAGCCGCTATTGCGAGGCCGATCGGTTCGAGGCCTTTGTCGAGCGGGAGTTTCCGGGTGCCAATCACGGCGCGCGCGTGCTGGCGATGGCGAAATGGATTCGCGAGCATCTCGACTATTGCCCAGGGGCGAGTGATGCGCGGACGACGGCGGTCGACGTGTTCGTCTCGCGCCAGGGTGTGTGCCGCGACTTCGCCCATCTGCTCGCCAGTTTCGCGCGGGCGGCGGGCGTTCCGGCGCGGCTTGTGTCGGCCTATGCCTGGGATCTCGACCCGCCCGATTTCCATGCGGTGGTGGAGGTGTGGCTGGCCGGCGACTGGTATCTGGTCGATCCGACCGAACTTGCCCCGCACGACGGGCTGGTGCGGATCGCGGTGGGGCGCGACGCCACCGACATCGCCTTCATGACGATCTTCGGCACAGCGGAGCTGATCGAGCAGAGCGTCTCGGTCCGTCGCCAGGACACTGCCCTACCTGGCTAA
- a CDS encoding ATP phosphoribosyltransferase regulatory subunit → MTIAPGLLPEGLRDRLPPQAEASSHLLHRVIVAIGRHGYARVSPPLAEFEEGLVGQLKSAGSRDLFRFVDPVSQRTLALRPDITAQVGRIAATRMGHRPRPLRLAYGGPVLKLKATQLRPERELTQTGAELIGTDSVAAVIEILQVAIEALEVAGVTGITVDLTLPDLVETLAAGAMPLPAGKIDAARDMLDAKDAGGLAGLGASAYLPFIEAAGPVAPALAKLRAIEGAQALDKRLEAIEAIVVAIGDRVSLTLDPTERHGFEYQRWIGFSLFGEGLSGEIGRGGTYSIVHPDGSEEKATGFSLYLDPLVDVGLGAVEHKRVFLPLGTDPATSAKLRAEDWITIAAVSEADDAAALGCTHILRDGHPVAL, encoded by the coding sequence ATGACCATCGCCCCCGGACTCCTGCCCGAAGGCCTTCGCGATCGCCTGCCCCCGCAGGCGGAAGCCAGCTCTCACCTGCTGCATCGCGTGATCGTCGCGATCGGGCGTCATGGCTATGCGCGTGTCTCGCCGCCGCTGGCGGAGTTCGAGGAGGGGCTGGTCGGCCAGCTCAAGTCGGCTGGATCGCGCGACCTGTTCCGCTTCGTCGACCCGGTCTCGCAGCGGACCCTCGCGCTGCGTCCCGACATCACGGCCCAGGTCGGCCGCATCGCCGCGACCCGCATGGGCCACCGCCCCCGCCCCCTGAGGCTCGCCTATGGCGGGCCGGTGCTCAAGCTCAAGGCCACCCAGCTCCGTCCCGAGCGCGAACTGACCCAGACAGGGGCGGAACTGATCGGCACCGACAGCGTCGCCGCGGTGATCGAGATATTGCAGGTCGCGATCGAGGCGCTGGAGGTGGCCGGCGTCACCGGCATCACCGTGGACCTCACCCTGCCCGATCTGGTCGAGACGCTGGCCGCCGGCGCCATGCCGCTGCCGGCCGGGAAGATCGATGCCGCGCGCGACATGCTCGACGCCAAGGATGCCGGGGGCCTCGCCGGCCTTGGCGCCTCGGCCTATCTGCCCTTCATCGAAGCCGCCGGGCCGGTTGCCCCCGCCCTCGCCAAGCTTCGCGCGATCGAGGGCGCGCAGGCGCTCGACAAGAGGCTGGAGGCGATCGAGGCGATCGTCGTCGCGATCGGCGACCGCGTCAGTCTGACGCTCGACCCGACCGAACGGCATGGCTTCGAATATCAGCGCTGGATCGGCTTCTCGCTGTTCGGCGAAGGCCTGTCGGGAGAGATCGGCCGGGGCGGCACCTACAGCATCGTCCATCCTGACGGATCGGAGGAGAAGGCGACGGGCTTCTCGCTCTATCTCGATCCGCTGGTTGATGTCGGGCTCGGTGCGGTCGAGCACAAGCGCGTCTTCCTGCCGCTCGGCACCGATCCGGCGACGAGCGCGAAGCTGCGCGCCGAAGACTGGATCACCATCGCCGCCGTGTCCGAGGCGGACGATGCCGCAGCCCTGGGCTGCACCCACATCCTGCGCGACGGCCATCCCGTCGCGCTCTGA
- a CDS encoding DUF885 domain-containing protein, producing MDRRSFIATAGTAALIAGLLPTAGFAQAASAAAPPEPGSDAALNALFERIFNDTLNHSPEFATGLGYDKGARKAAKSRLDGNREADMREDLARNRKWLAELEAFPTAGLSPAAALNREIVIYSARNQILPSEKFDIDSVIRPYRIFQQGGAYFEIPDFLNATHVIADRADCEAYLARLEAFAGVLDGDTEVARARAERGFIPPDFSIDLTIGQMEKLRNAPADNNGLVGSLVRRAREKGIEGDFATPAAALVRDKVYPALDRQIALMKELRGKTPAGAGIWRVPQGDAIYAAALAQATTTNFTPAEVHQMGLEQVAQISAELDSILKGEGLTQGSVGERLIALNRDPKQLYADSTEGRAALIASLNEGVKAMYAKLPQVFSHVPSAPLEIRAVPVDIQDGASNGYYKRATLDGSRPAIYFINLKETGDWPKYTLPSLTYHEGVPGHHLQISLAQESKDIPTLRKISFFGAYSEGWALYAEQLADELGGYAGPIERAGYLQSFLFRAARLVVDTGIHTKKWDREKATAYMVETTGFAQPRSQREVERYCTQPGQACSYKVGHMAWVRARANAQKALGAKFDIRYFHDVLKSGAMPLTVMERLVEARTKAVLAQG from the coding sequence ATGGATCGTCGCAGTTTCATCGCCACGGCCGGTACCGCCGCGCTTATCGCCGGACTTCTTCCTACCGCCGGATTCGCCCAGGCCGCCAGCGCTGCCGCACCGCCGGAACCGGGCAGTGACGCCGCGCTCAATGCGCTGTTCGAGCGCATCTTCAACGACACGCTGAATCATTCTCCCGAGTTCGCCACCGGGCTCGGCTATGACAAGGGCGCCCGCAAGGCCGCCAAGAGCCGGCTCGACGGCAATCGCGAGGCCGACATGCGGGAAGACCTTGCCCGCAACCGCAAGTGGCTGGCCGAACTGGAGGCGTTCCCGACGGCCGGGCTCTCCCCCGCTGCAGCACTCAATCGCGAGATCGTGATCTATTCGGCGCGCAACCAGATACTGCCGTCCGAGAAGTTCGATATCGACAGCGTGATCAGGCCCTATCGCATCTTCCAGCAGGGCGGCGCCTATTTCGAGATTCCCGATTTCCTGAACGCCACCCATGTCATCGCCGACCGGGCCGATTGCGAAGCCTATCTCGCGCGGCTGGAGGCCTTTGCCGGGGTGCTCGATGGCGATACCGAGGTGGCCCGTGCCCGCGCCGAGCGCGGCTTCATCCCGCCCGATTTCTCGATCGACCTGACGATCGGCCAGATGGAGAAGCTGCGCAACGCGCCGGCCGATAATAACGGCCTGGTTGGATCGCTGGTTCGCCGCGCGCGGGAAAAGGGCATCGAGGGCGATTTCGCCACGCCGGCCGCGGCGCTGGTCCGCGACAAGGTCTATCCCGCGCTGGACCGCCAGATCGCACTGATGAAGGAACTGCGTGGCAAAACGCCGGCCGGCGCCGGCATCTGGCGGGTGCCGCAGGGCGACGCGATCTACGCCGCCGCGCTAGCCCAGGCGACCACCACCAATTTCACGCCCGCGGAAGTCCACCAGATGGGCCTCGAGCAGGTCGCCCAGATCAGCGCCGAGCTGGATTCGATCCTCAAGGGCGAAGGCCTGACCCAGGGCAGCGTCGGCGAAAGGCTCATCGCGCTTAACCGGGATCCGAAGCAGCTCTACGCTGACAGCACCGAGGGCCGCGCCGCGCTGATCGCGTCGCTTAACGAGGGGGTGAAGGCGATGTATGCGAAGCTGCCGCAGGTCTTCTCGCATGTCCCGTCCGCCCCGCTGGAGATCCGCGCGGTACCGGTCGACATCCAGGACGGCGCCTCGAACGGCTATTACAAGCGCGCGACGCTCGATGGCTCGCGCCCGGCGATCTATTTCATCAACCTCAAGGAAACCGGCGACTGGCCGAAATATACACTGCCTTCGCTGACCTATCATGAAGGCGTGCCCGGCCATCATCTCCAGATCAGCCTGGCGCAGGAATCGAAGGATATCCCCACCCTGCGCAAGATCAGCTTCTTCGGCGCGTACAGCGAGGGCTGGGCGCTCTATGCCGAGCAGCTGGCGGACGAGCTTGGCGGCTATGCCGGGCCGATCGAGCGGGCCGGCTACCTCCAGTCCTTCCTGTTCCGCGCGGCGCGGCTTGTGGTCGACACGGGTATCCACACCAAGAAATGGGATCGGGAGAAGGCGACCGCCTATATGGTGGAGACGACCGGCTTCGCCCAGCCGCGCTCCCAGCGCGAGGTCGAGCGCTACTGCACCCAGCCGGGGCAGGCCTGTTCCTACAAGGTCGGTCACATGGCCTGGGTGCGCGCGCGTGCAAACGCCCAGAAGGCGCTGGGGGCGAAGTTCGACATCCGATATTTCCACGACGTGCTGAAGAGCGGCGCGATGCCGCTTACCGTGATGGAGCGGCTCGTCGAGGCCCGCACGAAGGCGGTGCTCGCCCAGGGATAG
- a CDS encoding NfeD family protein, giving the protein MSELFAQIDPRWGWLVAGALLATAELVVPGVFLIWIALAAFLTGLIALLFAPPLAVDFAIFAVAAVASIYGGRFLYRRAADEAPEPLLNKRAQRTIGKRVTICEAISGGYGRATDGDSFWAAKGPDMAAGTIATVVAMEENMLVVEPAV; this is encoded by the coding sequence ATGAGCGAGCTTTTCGCCCAGATCGACCCGCGCTGGGGCTGGCTGGTGGCGGGCGCGCTGCTCGCCACGGCCGAACTGGTGGTGCCCGGCGTCTTCCTGATCTGGATCGCGCTGGCGGCGTTCCTGACCGGACTGATCGCGCTGCTGTTCGCACCGCCGCTCGCGGTCGACTTCGCGATCTTCGCGGTGGCGGCAGTCGCCTCCATTTACGGCGGCCGCTTCCTCTACCGCCGCGCAGCCGACGAGGCGCCCGAACCATTGCTCAACAAGCGCGCCCAGCGCACGATCGGCAAAAGGGTGACGATCTGCGAAGCGATAAGCGGCGGCTATGGCCGCGCCACCGACGGCGACAGCTTCTGGGCCGCGAAGGGACCCGACATGGCCGCCGGCACGATCGCGACGGTGGTGGCGATGGAGGAGAATATGCTGGTGGTGGAGCCGGCGGTCTGA
- the serA gene encoding phosphoglycerate dehydrogenase has protein sequence MPKVLISDKMDPLAAQIFRNRGIEVDEITGKTKDELIAMIGKYDGLAIRSATKVTKDVLAAATNLKVVGRAGIGVDNVDIPAASAKGVVVMNTPFGNSITTAEHAIALMFALARDLPEADKSTQAGKWEKNRFMGVEVTNKTLGLIGAGNIGSIVADRAIGLKMKVAAYDPFLTPERAVEMGVEKVTLEELLARADFITLHTPLTDSTRNILSKENLAKTKKGVRIVNCARGGLIDEAALKEALDSGHVAGAALDVFVTEPATESPLFGTPGFISTPHLGASTNEAQVNVAIQVAEQMADFLLSGGVTNALNMPSLSADEAPKLKPYMALAEHLGGLVGQLEGDAIKGVAIEVEGAAAELNQKPITGAVLAGLMRVYSDTVNMVNAPFLAKERGLDLREVRHDREGDYSTLVRVTVTTPEGAKSVAGTLFANAEPRLVEIFGVKVEADLTGEMLYIVNVDAPGFIGRLGSTLGEAGVNIGTFHLGRRSAGGEAVLLLSVDTPVDDALKAKIAQLPGVKSAKALRF, from the coding sequence ATGCCCAAGGTACTGATTTCCGACAAGATGGATCCGCTCGCCGCCCAGATCTTCCGCAATCGCGGGATCGAGGTGGACGAGATCACCGGCAAGACCAAGGACGAGCTGATCGCGATGATCGGCAAATATGACGGCCTCGCCATCCGCTCGGCCACCAAGGTCACCAAGGATGTACTGGCCGCCGCGACCAACCTGAAGGTCGTCGGCCGCGCCGGCATCGGCGTCGACAATGTCGATATCCCCGCCGCCTCGGCCAAGGGCGTGGTGGTGATGAACACCCCGTTCGGCAACTCGATCACCACCGCCGAACATGCCATCGCGCTGATGTTCGCCCTCGCCCGCGACCTGCCGGAGGCCGACAAGTCGACCCAGGCCGGCAAGTGGGAGAAGAACCGCTTCATGGGCGTCGAGGTGACCAACAAGACCCTCGGCCTGATCGGCGCGGGCAATATCGGCTCGATCGTCGCCGATCGCGCGATCGGCCTGAAGATGAAGGTCGCCGCCTATGACCCCTTCCTGACCCCGGAGCGCGCGGTCGAGATGGGTGTCGAGAAGGTGACGCTGGAGGAGCTGCTCGCCCGCGCCGACTTCATCACCCTCCACACGCCGCTGACCGATTCGACCCGGAACATCCTGTCGAAGGAGAATCTGGCCAAGACCAAGAAGGGCGTGCGCATCGTCAACTGCGCGCGCGGCGGGCTGATCGACGAGGCGGCGCTGAAGGAAGCGCTCGACAGCGGCCATGTCGCGGGCGCCGCTCTCGACGTCTTCGTCACCGAGCCGGCGACCGAATCGCCGCTGTTCGGGACGCCGGGCTTCATCTCCACGCCGCATCTCGGTGCCTCGACCAACGAGGCGCAGGTCAACGTCGCGATCCAGGTCGCCGAGCAGATGGCCGATTTCCTGCTGTCGGGCGGCGTCACCAACGCGCTCAACATGCCGTCGCTGTCAGCCGACGAAGCCCCGAAGCTGAAGCCCTACATGGCGCTGGCCGAACATCTCGGCGGGCTGGTCGGCCAGCTGGAGGGCGATGCGATCAAGGGCGTCGCCATCGAGGTCGAGGGTGCGGCCGCCGAGCTCAACCAGAAGCCGATCACCGGCGCGGTGCTGGCGGGGCTGATGCGCGTCTATTCGGACACGGTGAACATGGTCAACGCGCCGTTCCTGGCCAAGGAGCGCGGTCTCGACCTGCGCGAGGTGCGCCACGACCGCGAGGGCGACTATTCGACCCTCGTGCGCGTGACCGTCACCACCCCGGAAGGCGCCAAGTCGGTCGCGGGGACGCTGTTCGCCAATGCCGAGCCGCGCCTCGTCGAGATCTTCGGCGTCAAGGTCGAGGCCGACCTGACCGGCGAGATGCTCTACATCGTCAATGTCGATGCCCCCGGCTTCATCGGGCGGCTCGGCTCGACCCTGGGCGAGGCGGGCGTCAACATCGGCACCTTCCACCTCGGCCGCCGCTCGGCGGGTGGCGAGGCGGTGCTGCTGCTCTCGGTCGACACGCCCGTGGACGACGCGCTCAAGGCGAAGATCGCCCAGCTCCCCGGCGTGAAGAGCGCCAAGGCGCTGCGCTTCTAG
- a CDS encoding adenylosuccinate synthase — MANVTVIGAQWGDEGKGKIVDWLAERADVVVRFQGGHNAGHTLVVSGKTYKLSLLPSGIVRGTLSVIGNGVVFDPWHFRDEVAKLQGQGVEIGPDNLQIAETAPLILPFHRDLDGLREDASGSGKIGTTRRGIGPAYEDKVGRRAIRVCDLAHLDDLELQLDRICAHHDALRAGFNEAPIDREQLKAQLAEIADFILPFAKPVWLTLNEARKAGRRILFEGAQGVLLDIDHGTYPFVTSSNTIAGTASGGSGLGPSAAGFVLGIVKAYTTRVGSGPFPSELEDEIGQRLGERGHEFGTVTGRKRRCGWFDAVLVRQSAAVSGITGVALTKLDVLDGFDELKICIGYKLDGKTYDYLPPHPQDQARVEPIYETIGGWSESTAGARSWAELPAQAIKYIRRVEELIQCPVALVSTSPEREDTILVRDPFAD; from the coding sequence ATGGCCAACGTCACGGTGATCGGCGCCCAATGGGGCGATGAGGGCAAGGGCAAGATCGTCGACTGGCTGGCCGAGCGCGCCGATGTCGTGGTGCGCTTCCAGGGCGGGCACAATGCCGGCCACACACTGGTCGTCTCGGGCAAGACCTACAAGCTCAGCCTGCTGCCCTCCGGCATCGTGCGCGGCACCCTGTCGGTGATCGGCAACGGCGTTGTGTTCGATCCCTGGCACTTCCGCGACGAGGTCGCCAAGCTCCAGGGCCAAGGCGTCGAGATCGGCCCCGACAATCTGCAGATCGCCGAGACCGCGCCGCTGATCCTGCCCTTCCACCGCGACCTCGACGGGCTGCGCGAGGATGCCAGCGGATCAGGCAAGATCGGCACCACCCGGCGCGGCATCGGCCCCGCCTATGAGGACAAGGTCGGCCGCCGCGCGATCCGGGTCTGCGACCTCGCCCATCTCGACGATCTGGAACTGCAGCTCGACCGCATCTGCGCGCACCATGACGCGCTGCGCGCCGGCTTCAACGAAGCGCCGATCGACCGCGAGCAGCTCAAGGCGCAGCTGGCCGAGATCGCCGACTTCATTCTGCCCTTCGCCAAGCCGGTGTGGCTGACCCTCAACGAGGCGCGCAAGGCCGGCCGCCGCATCCTGTTCGAAGGCGCGCAGGGCGTGCTGCTCGATATCGATCACGGCACCTATCCGTTCGTCACCTCGTCGAACACCATCGCCGGCACCGCCTCGGGCGGCTCGGGCCTCGGCCCGTCGGCGGCGGGCTTCGTGCTCGGTATCGTCAAGGCCTACACCACCCGCGTCGGCTCCGGCCCCTTCCCGTCCGAGCTGGAAGACGAGATCGGCCAGCGGCTGGGCGAGCGCGGCCATGAGTTCGGCACCGTCACCGGCCGCAAGCGCCGCTGTGGCTGGTTCGACGCGGTGCTGGTGCGCCAGTCGGCCGCCGTCTCGGGCATCACCGGCGTGGCGCTGACCAAGCTCGACGTGCTCGACGGCTTCGACGAGTTGAAGATCTGCATCGGCTACAAGCTCGACGGCAAGACCTACGACTATCTGCCGCCGCATCCGCAGGATCAGGCCCGGGTCGAGCCGATCTACGAGACGATCGGGGGCTGGAGCGAGTCGACCGCCGGCGCGCGCAGTTGGGCCGAGCTTCCCGCCCAGGCGATCAAATATATCCGCCGGGTCGAGGAGCTGATCCAGTGCCCGGTCGCGCTGGTCTCGACCAGCCCCGAGCGCGAGGACACGATCCTGGTCCGCGATCCCTTCGCGGATTGA
- a CDS encoding sulfite exporter TauE/SafE family protein produces MIDWLNALAGLLVGIIVGITGVGGGSLMSPILILVFGVAPATAVGTDLWFAAATKTAGSVVHHRQESADLAIVGWLCAGSIPAALLTLFFLFEAGGHQVKHGLIVTMLGGMLLITSVATLFRRQLVTAMIDVDDEARVRRFVRYQPVLTALAGAVLGTLVTLTSVGAGALGATLLLMLYPLRLTARKLVGTDIMHAVPLTLVGGLGYMLAGAVDLKLLATLLIGSIPGIIIGSRLTLHLNELIVQRALAVILFVTGLKLVMS; encoded by the coding sequence ATGATCGACTGGCTCAACGCGCTGGCCGGCCTGCTGGTCGGCATCATCGTCGGGATCACCGGCGTCGGCGGGGGCTCGTTGATGTCGCCGATCCTGATCCTGGTCTTCGGCGTGGCTCCGGCGACGGCGGTCGGCACCGACCTGTGGTTCGCCGCCGCGACCAAGACCGCGGGCTCGGTGGTCCATCATCGCCAGGAAAGCGCCGATCTGGCCATTGTCGGCTGGTTGTGCGCGGGCAGCATCCCGGCGGCGCTGCTGACCCTGTTCTTCCTGTTCGAAGCCGGTGGGCACCAGGTGAAGCACGGGCTGATCGTGACGATGCTCGGCGGGATGCTGCTCATCACCTCGGTCGCGACCCTGTTCCGCCGCCAGCTCGTCACCGCGATGATCGACGTCGACGACGAGGCGCGCGTGCGCCGCTTCGTCCGCTACCAGCCGGTGCTGACCGCGCTGGCCGGGGCGGTGCTCGGGACATTGGTAACCCTGACGTCGGTGGGGGCGGGGGCGCTGGGCGCGACGCTGCTGCTGATGCTTTATCCGTTGCGCCTGACCGCGCGGAAGCTGGTCGGCACCGATATCATGCACGCGGTGCCGCTCACCCTGGTCGGGGGGCTGGGCTATATGCTGGCGGGCGCGGTCGACCTGAAGCTGCTGGCGACGCTGCTGATCGGATCGATCCCGGGCATCATCATCGGATCGCGACTGACCCTGCATCTCAACGAGTTGATCGTGCAGCGGGCGCTGGCGGTGATCCTGTTCGTCACCGGCCTCAAGCTGGTAATGAGCTGA
- a CDS encoding SPFH domain-containing protein, whose translation MTIAAILFAAIAFLAIIFVFSAVTVVRQGFEYTIERFGRYTKTAQPGFTLIMPFIDRIGRRINMMEQVLDIPGQEIITKDNAMVSVDGVVFFQVLDPVKAAYEVADLYRALLNLTTTNLRTVMGSMDLDETLSKRDEINARLLSVVDHATSAWGVKLTRVELKDIRPPADIVNAMGRQMKAEREKRALILESEGQRASEILKAEGQKQSQILQAEGRRESAFRDAEARERAAEAEANATRVVSEAIENGEALAINYFVAQKYVEAVGKFATSPNAKTILFPVEATQLIGTIGGIGALAKAALGEDGSPVPPPPATRPRQRGAVPSVPFSTDGPA comes from the coding sequence ATGACGATCGCGGCCATATTGTTCGCGGCAATCGCCTTCCTGGCGATCATCTTCGTCTTTTCGGCGGTCACGGTGGTCCGCCAGGGATTCGAATATACGATCGAGCGGTTCGGCCGCTACACCAAGACCGCACAGCCCGGCTTCACGCTGATCATGCCGTTCATCGACCGGATCGGCCGCCGCATCAACATGATGGAGCAGGTGCTCGACATTCCCGGGCAGGAGATCATTACCAAGGACAATGCGATGGTCTCGGTCGACGGGGTCGTCTTCTTCCAGGTGCTCGATCCGGTGAAAGCGGCCTATGAAGTGGCCGACCTCTATCGCGCGCTGCTCAACCTGACGACGACCAACCTGCGCACGGTGATGGGCTCGATGGACCTCGACGAGACGCTGTCCAAGCGCGATGAGATCAACGCACGGCTGCTCAGCGTCGTCGACCATGCGACCAGCGCCTGGGGCGTCAAGCTGACCCGCGTAGAGCTCAAGGACATCCGCCCGCCTGCGGACATCGTCAACGCGATGGGCCGCCAGATGAAGGCCGAGCGCGAGAAGCGCGCGCTGATCCTCGAATCCGAAGGCCAGCGCGCCTCCGAGATCCTCAAGGCCGAAGGACAGAAGCAGAGCCAGATACTCCAGGCCGAGGGCCGCCGCGAGAGCGCCTTCCGCGACGCCGAGGCACGCGAGCGCGCCGCCGAGGCGGAGGCCAACGCCACCCGCGTCGTTTCCGAGGCGATCGAGAATGGCGAGGCGCTGGCGATCAACTATTTCGTCGCGCAGAAATATGTCGAGGCCGTGGGCAAGTTCGCGACGTCGCCCAATGCCAAGACGATCCTCTTCCCGGTCGAGGCGACCCAGCTGATCGGCACGATCGGCGGTATCGGCGCGCTGGCCAAGGCGGCGCTGGGCGAAGACGGTTCGCCCGTCCCGCCGCCCCCGGCCACCAGGCCCCGGCAGCGCGGCGCGGTTCCCTCGGTGCCGTTTTCGACGGACGGGCCGGCATGA